The following are encoded in a window of Salvelinus sp. IW2-2015 unplaced genomic scaffold, ASM291031v2 Un_scaffold1879, whole genome shotgun sequence genomic DNA:
- the rps9 gene encoding small ribosomal subunit protein uS4 → MPVARSWVCRKTYVTPRRPFEKSRLDQELKLIGEYGLRNKREVWRVKFTLAKIRKAARELLTLDEKDPKRLFEGNALLRRLVRIGVLDEGKMKLDYILGLKVEDFLERRLQTQVFKLGLAKSIHHARVLIRQRHIRVRKQVVNIPSFVVRLDSQKHIDFSLRSPYGGGRPGRVKRKNAKKGQGGAGGADEEEED, encoded by the exons ATGCCCGTTGCCAGGAGTTGGGTTTGTCGCAAGACATACGTCACCCCCCGCCGCCCCTTCGAGAAGTCTCGTCTCGACCAGGAGCTTAAACTTATCG GGGAGTATGGTCTGAGGAACAAGCGTGAGGTGTGGAGGGTGAAGTTCACCCTGGCCAAGATCCGCAAGGCCGCCAGAGAGCTGCTCACTCTGGATGAGAAGGACCCCAAGCGTCTTTTTGAAG GTAATGCCCTGCTCAGGCGTCTGGTGAGGATCGGTGTGCTGGATGAGGGCAAGATGAAGCTCGATTACATCCTGGGCCTGAAGGTGGAGGACTTCTTGGAGAGGAGGCTCCAGACTCAGGTCTTCAAGCTGGGCCTTGCTAAGAGCATCCACCACGCCCGTGTTCTCATCCGCCAGAGGCACATCCG TGTGCGCAAGCAGGTAGTCAACATCCCCTCCTTCGTGGTGCGCCTGGACAGCCAGAAGCACATTGACTTCTCCCTGCGTTCACCATACGGTGGCGGACGCCCCGGCCGTGTCAAGAGAAAGAATGCCAAGAAGGGCCAGGGTGGTGCTGGAGGAgctgatgaggaagaggaggattaa
- the mboat7 gene encoding lysophospholipid acyltransferase 7 translates to MSPDELVYLGILAASIPIGFLFRYPSPPVKQGAALLLGLLITIATCHVHALHSLVTVLGTWIIIKSSWRSAPALSLAWTFLYLLFFRLVTWFGLPPPTPFANAIQLLLTLKMVSLANEVQSFHLEKKQEVSSFSKSPVVGGLSQEPSLYDMIAYSYCYVGIMTGPFFRFQTYVDWLRQPSSLDLPGWVPCMLRLRLVPVYGALFLTANMYFPLAYVRTEEFLEHHFFFRLFYMTVVFFVFRMRFYAAWCGAEAGXISAGLGCXPEGALSKPGGGPTVNYSPDPESPVVYDFKTIQNIDPYNTDFCVKVRHGMRYWNMTVQWWLHNYIYPNSPFKAYALKAGWTMFISAYWHGLHAGYYLSFLTIPLCIAAESAMEASVRAKLGPRGQSAFDWVHWFLKMRAYDYMCMGFVLLKASDTVHYWTSIYFIIHIIALACILFGRLMKGGKRERKKSEKEEKIEGEKIEVKQEDVREKTE, encoded by the exons ATGTCTCCTGATGAGCTGGTCTACTTGGGCATTCTCGCTGCTTCCATCCCCATCGGGTTCCTATTCCGGTACCCGA GTCCTCCAGTGAAGCAGGGGGCAGCGTTGCTCTTGGGCCTCTTGATCACCATAGCAACCTGTCATGTCCATGCGCTCCACTCGCTGGTGACAGTGCTTGGAACATGGATCATCATCAAGAGCAGCTGGCG GAGtgccccagctctctctctggcctggaccttcctctacctcctcttcttcagactTGTCACATGGTTCGGCCTGCCGCCGCCAACACCCTTTGCCAACGCCATCCAGCTACTCCTCACTCTGAAG ATGGTCAGTCTGGCCAATGAGGTGCAGAGTTTTCACCTGGAGAAGAAACAGGAAGTGAGCTCATTCTCTAAGTCTCCTGTGGTTGGTGGACTATCCCAAGAGCCTTCCCTCTATGATATGATAGCCTATAGCTACTGCTATGTGGGTATAATGACAG GCCCGTTCTTCCGGTTCCAAACCTATGTGGACTGGCTGAGGCAGCCCAGCTCCTTGGACCTTCCTGGCTGGGTACCCTGCATGCTGAGGCTGAGGTTGGTGCCTGTCTACGGAGCTCTGTTCCTGACCGCCAACATGTACTTCCCCCTGGCATACGTCCGCACTGAAGAGTTCCTGGAACATCACTTTTTCTTCAG GTTGTTCTACATGACGGTGGTGTTCTTTGTGTTCCGGATGCGGTTCTACGCTGCATGGTGTGGGGCAGAGGCTGGCTYCATCAGCGCAGGACTGGGCTGTTASCCAGAGGGGGCGCTCTCCAAGCCGGGAGGTGGTCCCACTGTCAACTACAG CCCTGACCCTGAAAGTCCGGTTGTGTACGACTTCAAAACCATCCAGAACATTGACCCATACAACACTGACTTCTGTGTGAAGGTCCGCCACGGGATGCGCTACTGGAACATGACTGTGCAGTGGTGGCTGCATAACTACATCTACCCCAACTCCCCCTTCAAGGCTTACGCACTCAA ggCTGGATGGACCATGTTCATCAGTGCATACTGGCACGGGCTTCACGCTGGCTACTACCTGTCATTCCTCACCATTCCCCTGTGCATTGCGGCTGAGTCGGCCATGGAGGCATCTGTCAGGGCCAAGCTGGGGCCCCGGGGTCAGAGTGCCTTCGACTGGGTCCACTGGTTCCTCAAGATGAGGGCCTATGACTACATGTGTATGGGCTTTGTCCTGCTGAAGGCCAGCGACACCGTCCACTACTGGACCTCCATCTACTTCATCATCCACATCATCGCCCTGGCCTGCATTCTGTTCGGGAGGCTGAtgaagggaggaaagagggagagaaagaagagtgaaaaggaggagaaAATTGAGGGGGAGAAGATAGAGGTGAAGCAAGAGGacgtgagagagaagacagagtga